In the Euzebya rosea genome, one interval contains:
- a CDS encoding 6-phosphogluconolactonase has translation MADTPTLEVLPDEAAVAARTAELITDVLAQPLPAGRTSPRAVALSGGGTPKAMYPLMAAVDAVPWEAVHVLQVDERQVGADDPARNWLAIRDTLVVPTGAVGHPMPLEGDDYPVPEVVDVAQLGIGTDGHTASLIPGDPVLDVTGVDVALAGPYQGAVRLTLTAEAINRIGVLVWQVVGADKHVALRQLMDGDPSIPAGLIRRGPRVIVVADDAAAHG, from the coding sequence ATGGCCGACACCCCGACCCTCGAGGTCCTCCCCGACGAGGCAGCCGTCGCCGCCCGCACCGCCGAGCTGATCACCGACGTCCTGGCGCAGCCGTTGCCGGCCGGCCGGACCTCGCCCAGGGCGGTCGCCCTGTCCGGCGGCGGAACACCCAAGGCGATGTACCCGCTGATGGCCGCCGTCGACGCAGTGCCGTGGGAGGCCGTGCACGTCCTGCAGGTCGACGAGCGACAGGTCGGTGCGGACGATCCGGCACGCAACTGGCTGGCGATCCGCGACACGCTGGTCGTCCCGACCGGTGCGGTGGGACACCCGATGCCGCTCGAGGGGGACGACTACCCGGTCCCCGAGGTCGTGGACGTGGCCCAGCTGGGGATCGGGACCGACGGCCACACGGCCTCGTTGATCCCGGGTGACCCCGTGCTGGACGTCACCGGCGTCGACGTGGCGTTGGCCGGCCCCTATCAGGGGGCGGTCCGCCTGACCCTCACGGCCGAGGCGATCAACCGCATCGGCGTGCTCGTCTGGCAGGTCGTCGGGGCCGACAAGCACGTGGCGCTGCGACAGCTGATGGACGGGGACCCGTCGATCCCGGCCGGCCTGATCCGCCGAGGGCCTCGGGTGATCGTGGTCGCCGACGACGCCGCGGCCCACGGCTGA
- a CDS encoding DUF4388 domain-containing protein has translation MESGRLQNEPTSVVCRRLAAESRTGCLHLLPDEASGEPEVRIWFREGRIHTAVATEGRRRLGEILVAEAGLPQGSLDRALDHQRREPGDVRIGDVLVDMGLVDRETLRDAVRDQILETLALAIGRRRGAWRFVPDAAVKWDVPLGSGMQDALMEASRRLDAPDVIAWRLGGMDAVVDFGSDDADVRMSLRAREWALLTHIDGRNSIAEIARRAGEDPDTTARVVHGLHAAGVVHVLRPPAPSFDDLRADLVGVSDRPAPPAGTDPGHGAPAAEGPDDQARRATPVAVVPVPPPPPIPPPPRPPPDPERPSPVASSAALFADLADDPAD, from the coding sequence GTGGAGTCCGGTCGACTGCAGAACGAACCGACATCGGTAGTGTGCCGGCGTCTGGCCGCCGAGTCACGGACCGGCTGTCTCCACCTGCTGCCCGACGAGGCATCCGGCGAGCCCGAGGTGCGGATCTGGTTCCGTGAGGGGCGGATCCACACCGCGGTCGCCACCGAGGGTCGTCGCCGGCTCGGAGAGATCCTCGTGGCCGAGGCCGGGTTGCCGCAGGGCAGCCTGGACCGTGCGCTGGACCACCAGCGTCGCGAGCCGGGCGACGTCAGGATCGGGGACGTCCTCGTGGACATGGGGCTGGTCGACCGCGAGACCCTGCGTGACGCCGTGCGGGACCAGATCCTCGAGACGCTGGCGCTGGCCATCGGACGCCGTCGTGGTGCATGGCGGTTCGTCCCGGACGCGGCGGTGAAGTGGGACGTGCCGCTGGGCTCGGGCATGCAGGATGCGCTGATGGAGGCGTCGAGGCGGCTCGACGCCCCCGACGTGATCGCCTGGCGGTTGGGCGGCATGGACGCCGTGGTCGACTTCGGCTCCGACGATGCCGACGTGCGGATGTCGTTGCGAGCGCGCGAGTGGGCCCTGCTGACCCACATCGACGGACGCAACTCCATCGCCGAGATCGCCCGGCGAGCGGGGGAGGACCCGGACACCACGGCTCGCGTCGTGCACGGCCTGCACGCCGCTGGGGTGGTGCACGTGCTGCGTCCACCCGCCCCGTCCTTCGACGACCTCCGGGCCGACCTCGTCGGGGTCAGCGATCGGCCTGCCCCTCCCGCGGGCACGGACCCCGGCCACGGGGCACCGGCCGCCGAGGGGCCGGACGACCAGGCGCGACGTGCCACGCCGGTCGCGGTCGTGCCGGTGCCGCCGCCACCACCCATCCCTCCGCCGCCGCGCCCACCGCCGGACCCCGAGCGCCCGTCGCCGGTGGCGTCCTCGGCTGCCCTGTTCGCGGATCTGGCCGACGATCCCGCAGACTGA
- the bcp gene encoding thioredoxin-dependent thiol peroxidase, producing MNVAAGDTAPDFELPDQDGNTVSLSGLRGQPVLLYFYPRDETPGCTIQAQHIRDSWADFTEAGVAVLGVSPDTVDSHRSFCDNHDLPHTLLADPDHEVMEAYGAWGEKTLYGRTSIGPIRSSVLIDAEGTVVKVWKRAQAKAHAERALKAIQQLL from the coding sequence GTGAACGTCGCCGCAGGCGATACCGCACCCGACTTCGAGCTCCCCGACCAGGACGGCAACACCGTCTCCCTGTCCGGACTGCGAGGTCAGCCGGTGCTGCTGTACTTCTACCCCCGGGACGAGACACCCGGCTGCACCATCCAGGCGCAGCACATCCGCGACAGCTGGGCGGACTTCACCGAGGCCGGCGTGGCGGTCCTCGGCGTGTCGCCGGACACCGTCGACAGCCACCGGTCCTTCTGCGACAACCACGACCTGCCGCACACGCTGCTGGCCGACCCGGACCACGAGGTCATGGAGGCCTACGGGGCGTGGGGCGAGAAGACCCTCTACGGCAGGACCTCCATCGGACCGATCCGGTCCTCCGTGCTGATCGACGCCGAGGGCACCGTCGTGAAGGTGTGGAAGCGGGCCCAGGCCAAGGCCCACGCCGAGCGCGCGCTGAAGGCGATCCAGCAGCTACTGTGA
- a CDS encoding DUF4395 domain-containing protein: MPQPTSPTPLMIDVRGPRFSAALTFVVLATAYLTQSAAVLAVQVVVFAVAAIAGLRWSPYGNVFRFVKRRFDLGPPPETEPEAGPRFSQVMGLIFSGAGLAAVLVGASTLGWGLVLVVVALSGLLAATGICVGCEMYAVGQRLRGGTA; this comes from the coding sequence ATGCCACAGCCAACCTCTCCCACACCGCTGATGATCGACGTCCGCGGACCACGCTTCTCCGCCGCGCTGACCTTCGTGGTCCTCGCGACGGCCTACCTGACCCAGTCGGCAGCCGTGCTGGCCGTGCAGGTCGTCGTGTTCGCCGTCGCGGCGATCGCCGGGCTGCGCTGGTCGCCGTACGGCAACGTCTTCCGGTTCGTGAAGCGACGCTTCGACCTGGGCCCGCCACCGGAGACCGAGCCCGAGGCGGGACCGCGGTTCAGCCAGGTGATGGGCCTGATCTTCAGCGGCGCTGGGCTGGCTGCCGTCCTCGTGGGTGCCTCGACCCTCGGCTGGGGCCTGGTCCTCGTCGTGGTCGCCCTGTCGGGCCTGCTGGCCGCGACCGGCATCTGCGTCGGCTGCGAGATGTACGCCGTCGGGCAGCGCCTGCGCGGAGGTACCGCCTGA
- the gnd gene encoding phosphogluconate dehydrogenase (NAD(+)-dependent, decarboxylating): protein MQIGMVGLGKMGGNMTVRLLRGGHDVVAHDVSAEAVASAAEAGATGVDSLEALVAAMPAPRVVWVMVPSGEITERTVRTLGTLMDAGDVVVDGGNSRFSDSVALAESLAEDGVLMVDAGTSGGIWGLDEGYCLMVGGTDEAIERLSPALETLAPPDGWAHVGPVGAGHYVKMIHNGVEYAMMQAYAEGFELLAAGDFGIDLHQVAEVWRHGSVVRSWLLDLTARALDADPGLEQLDAWVPDSGEGRWTVQTAVDLAVPAPTIAAALFNRFASREDNAFGQRLLAALRNQFGGHAVKAAGPSEGPADG from the coding sequence ATGCAGATCGGGATGGTCGGACTCGGGAAGATGGGCGGCAACATGACCGTCCGCCTGTTGCGCGGGGGCCACGACGTGGTCGCCCACGACGTCAGCGCCGAGGCGGTGGCATCGGCAGCGGAGGCGGGCGCGACGGGGGTGGACTCCCTCGAGGCGCTGGTGGCCGCCATGCCCGCGCCACGGGTCGTGTGGGTGATGGTCCCCTCGGGGGAGATCACCGAACGGACCGTGCGGACCCTCGGGACCTTGATGGATGCCGGGGACGTGGTCGTCGACGGGGGCAACTCGCGCTTCAGCGACTCCGTAGCCCTGGCCGAGTCGCTGGCCGAGGACGGCGTGTTGATGGTCGATGCCGGCACCTCCGGCGGCATCTGGGGCCTCGATGAGGGGTACTGCCTGATGGTCGGCGGGACCGACGAGGCGATCGAGCGGCTGTCGCCGGCGCTGGAGACGCTGGCCCCGCCGGACGGCTGGGCGCACGTCGGCCCGGTCGGTGCCGGCCACTACGTCAAGATGATCCACAACGGCGTCGAGTACGCGATGATGCAGGCCTACGCCGAGGGGTTCGAGCTGCTGGCCGCCGGCGACTTCGGCATCGACCTGCACCAGGTGGCCGAGGTGTGGCGCCACGGGTCGGTGGTGCGCTCGTGGCTGCTGGACCTGACCGCCCGTGCCCTGGATGCCGATCCCGGGCTGGAGCAGCTCGACGCCTGGGTGCCCGACTCGGGCGAGGGCCGCTGGACGGTGCAGACCGCCGTCGACCTTGCCGTCCCCGCCCCGACCATCGCCGCCGCGCTGTTCAACCGCTTCGCCAGCCGTGAGGACAACGCCTTCGGCCAACGGCTGCTGGCGGCGCTGCGCAACCAGTTCGGCGGGCATGCCGTGAAGGCGGCGGGACCCTCGGAGGGCCCGGCTGATGGGTGA
- a CDS encoding DsrE family protein, whose product MSDPTPSDPTPSDRAALSRLLVVKATHAADDPERANLACNVAAAGVAGGADVHLFLAMEGVRLALPGIGRAIEVEHAAGVEELLDAVYAAGSVTVCTPCAARRGLEPSSFREGTAMGGSALFVELATRPDATALVY is encoded by the coding sequence GTGTCCGACCCCACCCCGTCCGACCCCACCCCGTCAGATCGGGCCGCCCTGTCTCGCCTGCTGGTGGTGAAGGCCACCCACGCCGCCGACGATCCCGAGCGGGCCAACCTGGCCTGCAACGTCGCCGCCGCGGGCGTGGCCGGCGGGGCCGACGTACACCTCTTCCTCGCCATGGAGGGGGTGCGGCTGGCACTGCCGGGGATCGGCCGCGCCATCGAGGTCGAGCACGCCGCAGGAGTCGAGGAGCTGCTGGACGCCGTCTACGCCGCTGGCTCGGTCACGGTCTGCACGCCGTGCGCGGCCCGTCGGGGGCTGGAGCCGTCGAGCTTCCGCGAGGGCACCGCGATGGGCGGCTCGGCCCTGTTCGTCGAGCTCGCCACCCGGCCGGACGCCACGGCGCTGGTCTACTGA
- a CDS encoding YgfZ/GcvT domain-containing protein, translated as MTQPPTDLLTDIPAIHRRPDGVIRVGGPDRIGYLHSLLSQDVEGTRPGDVAEFLYLDAKGEHLAAGTLVVHAEHVLLLVPSDIVAEIADRLDRFRFMMQVEVTDMTGEWSLASLRGPGEVDAPGARSQPGTAAPHGEGLVIRDRDGGVDLLGPTSWVDDRVEELVEDRGLPLASAEDWERHRIATGRPGWGSEITAGRRTQELGLLPTHVHLRKGCYPGQESIAKIFNLGRPRRALAVVETDQALAAGDSLGEGRRPGEVTSAAATGDGRTVAMALLPLVDGELPETVETPGGVVRVRARVGAGLPLRGA; from the coding sequence ATGACCCAGCCCCCCACCGACCTGCTGACCGACATCCCGGCCATCCACCGCAGGCCCGACGGTGTGATCCGCGTCGGCGGTCCCGACCGCATCGGCTACCTGCACTCCTTGCTGAGCCAGGATGTGGAGGGCACCAGACCCGGCGACGTCGCGGAGTTCCTGTACCTCGACGCCAAGGGCGAGCACCTCGCGGCGGGCACGCTCGTCGTGCACGCCGAGCACGTCCTGCTGCTGGTCCCTTCCGACATCGTCGCCGAGATCGCCGACCGGCTGGACCGCTTCCGGTTCATGATGCAGGTCGAGGTCACCGACATGACGGGCGAGTGGTCGCTGGCGAGCCTCCGCGGTCCGGGCGAGGTCGACGCGCCCGGGGCACGCAGCCAGCCGGGCACCGCAGCCCCGCACGGCGAGGGGCTGGTCATCCGTGACCGCGACGGCGGGGTCGACCTGCTGGGACCGACGTCCTGGGTCGACGACCGCGTCGAGGAGCTCGTGGAGGACCGCGGCCTGCCGCTGGCGTCCGCCGAGGACTGGGAGCGTCACCGCATCGCCACGGGTCGTCCCGGCTGGGGCAGCGAGATCACCGCCGGCCGCCGGACCCAGGAGCTGGGGCTGCTGCCGACCCACGTGCACCTGCGCAAGGGCTGCTACCCGGGTCAGGAGTCGATCGCCAAGATCTTCAACCTCGGCCGTCCACGCCGGGCCCTGGCCGTCGTCGAGACCGACCAGGCCCTGGCCGCCGGTGACTCCCTCGGCGAGGGACGCCGTCCGGGTGAGGTGACGAGCGCCGCCGCGACGGGTGACGGACGGACCGTCGCGATGGCGCTGCTGCCGCTGGTCGACGGCGAGCTGCCCGAGACCGTCGAGACCCCCGGCGGGGTCGTGCGCGTCCGTGCGCGCGTCGGCGCCGGCCTCCCCCTCCGCGGCGCCTGA
- the zwf gene encoding glucose-6-phosphate dehydrogenase, translating into MGDRDLTPPDAVIVLFGGNGDLARRKLIPSLWDLHRAGLMPERWVLIGASRSDMADEAYGEFARDALAEFDREVTADDEDTFTEFASHLRYRGGGFDADDPSRIADAVAEAEQEMGGEPTRLFYLAVPPSAFGPITEGLGAAGLHERARVVFEKPFGTDAESFAELDDTVRSVLTEEQIYRIDHFLGKETLQNVLALRFANGMFEPVWNRQHIDHIQIDSPESIDIGSRASFYESTGALRDMVVTHLFQVLSIIALEPPVSLDPSPLMDEKRKVFESMSTLRCEDVVFGQYEGYTDAEGVAADSTTETFVAARIEIDNWRWAGVPIYLRTGKAMAEKRQTMTLAFKRPPRQMFAAHGLRPDAHDHLTLDMAGDQGVTISFLAKRPGPRLRLGEASMRFSYEQDFGATGGVQLDAYERLLHDALLGDRTLFTRADGIGRTWELVKPILDRPPRALPYARGSWGPEAATDLIAPRTWHLPEDHEH; encoded by the coding sequence ATGGGTGATCGCGACCTGACGCCGCCGGATGCGGTCATCGTCCTGTTCGGCGGCAACGGCGACCTCGCACGCCGCAAGCTCATCCCGTCGCTGTGGGACCTCCATCGTGCCGGGCTGATGCCCGAGAGGTGGGTGCTGATCGGGGCGTCACGCTCCGACATGGCCGACGAGGCCTACGGCGAGTTCGCCCGCGACGCACTGGCGGAGTTCGACCGCGAGGTGACCGCCGACGACGAGGACACGTTCACCGAGTTCGCCAGCCACCTGCGCTACCGCGGGGGCGGGTTCGACGCCGATGACCCCTCGCGCATCGCCGACGCCGTCGCCGAGGCCGAGCAGGAGATGGGTGGCGAGCCCACCCGGCTGTTCTACCTGGCGGTCCCGCCGTCGGCGTTCGGCCCGATCACGGAGGGACTCGGCGCGGCGGGGCTGCACGAGCGAGCCCGTGTGGTGTTCGAGAAGCCGTTCGGGACCGACGCGGAGTCCTTCGCCGAGCTCGACGACACCGTCCGCTCGGTGCTGACCGAGGAGCAGATCTACCGGATCGACCACTTCCTCGGGAAGGAAACGCTGCAGAACGTCCTGGCCCTGCGGTTCGCCAACGGCATGTTCGAACCGGTCTGGAACCGCCAGCACATCGACCACATCCAGATCGACTCGCCCGAGTCGATCGACATCGGCAGCCGTGCGTCGTTCTACGAGTCGACCGGTGCGCTGCGCGACATGGTCGTCACCCACCTGTTCCAGGTCCTGTCGATCATCGCCCTCGAACCACCCGTGTCGCTGGACCCCTCGCCCTTGATGGACGAGAAGCGCAAGGTCTTCGAGTCGATGTCGACCCTTCGATGCGAGGACGTCGTCTTCGGCCAGTACGAGGGCTACACCGACGCCGAGGGGGTCGCGGCGGACTCCACGACCGAGACGTTCGTCGCCGCTCGCATCGAGATCGACAACTGGCGCTGGGCCGGCGTGCCGATCTACCTGCGCACCGGCAAGGCGATGGCGGAGAAGCGGCAGACCATGACGTTGGCGTTCAAGCGGCCGCCCCGGCAGATGTTCGCCGCCCATGGCCTGCGGCCCGACGCCCACGACCACCTGACCCTCGACATGGCCGGCGACCAAGGGGTGACCATCTCCTTCCTCGCCAAGCGTCCGGGCCCCCGGCTGCGCCTGGGTGAGGCGTCGATGCGCTTCAGCTACGAGCAGGACTTCGGGGCGACGGGCGGGGTGCAGCTGGACGCCTACGAGCGGCTGCTGCACGACGCGTTGCTCGGCGACCGCACGCTGTTCACCCGGGCCGACGGCATCGGCCGAACGTGGGAGCTCGTCAAGCCGATCCTCGACCGTCCGCCGCGTGCGCTGCCGTACGCCCGGGGGTCGTGGGGGCCCGAGGCCGCAACCGACCTGATCGCCCCACGCACCTGGCACCTGCCGGAGGACCACGAGCACTGA
- a CDS encoding M23 family metallopeptidase, whose protein sequence is MSEDADVIEATRDLEDAQRTYDDTLDRLDDLASGYEQALAHAERLEGELSGAETQVEEAEAAVRDAQARRAEQIRQAYKQPGVDLLRTSGAFLLAPDVGSALHASAVMTTVATETAAQAVSLHAAAERVVDNVANQQGIQAGTASAMQDLRNLTVVFDDALEEAAAAVSAAEEALAEAEEDAERQQLVSTGYQASFGYVPPGILREVTLPGGTQVMTCPLGQPNGFIDSWGFPRSGGRRHQGADMFAAYGMPQFAVADGYIRRVFHNTLGGLSIDLIDNLGNRYYYAHLSAAYVTDYQTVTVGQLIGATGQSGNAAGTPPHLHWQFHPGDGGPINPFPLAAALCR, encoded by the coding sequence GTGTCGGAGGACGCCGACGTCATCGAGGCGACCCGGGACCTCGAGGACGCCCAGCGCACCTACGACGACACCCTCGACCGCCTCGACGACCTCGCCTCGGGGTACGAGCAGGCGCTGGCCCATGCCGAGCGACTCGAGGGCGAGCTGTCGGGTGCCGAGACCCAGGTCGAGGAGGCCGAGGCCGCCGTCAGGGATGCGCAGGCACGACGTGCCGAGCAGATCCGGCAGGCCTACAAGCAGCCGGGGGTCGACCTGCTGCGCACCTCCGGGGCGTTCCTGCTGGCCCCCGACGTCGGCTCTGCCCTCCACGCCTCGGCGGTGATGACCACCGTTGCGACGGAGACCGCCGCGCAGGCGGTCAGCCTGCACGCCGCCGCGGAGCGGGTGGTCGACAACGTCGCCAACCAGCAGGGGATCCAGGCCGGGACCGCGTCGGCGATGCAGGACCTGCGCAACCTGACCGTCGTGTTCGACGACGCCCTGGAGGAGGCGGCCGCGGCCGTGTCGGCGGCCGAGGAAGCCCTCGCCGAGGCGGAGGAGGACGCCGAGCGGCAGCAGCTCGTCTCCACGGGCTATCAGGCGTCCTTCGGCTACGTGCCTCCCGGCATCCTGCGCGAGGTCACCCTGCCCGGCGGCACCCAGGTCATGACGTGCCCGCTGGGCCAGCCCAACGGCTTCATCGACTCGTGGGGGTTCCCGCGATCGGGCGGTCGTCGGCACCAGGGGGCCGACATGTTCGCGGCCTACGGCATGCCGCAGTTCGCCGTCGCCGACGGCTACATCCGCCGGGTCTTCCACAACACCCTCGGCGGCCTGTCCATCGACCTGATCGACAACCTCGGCAACCGCTACTACTACGCCCACCTGTCGGCGGCCTACGTGACGGACTACCAGACGGTCACCGTCGGCCAGCTGATCGGCGCCACGGGACAGAGCGGCAACGCGGCCGGCACGCCCCCGCACCTCCACTGGCAGTTCCACCCCGGCGACGGCGGACCGATCAACCCCTTCCCCCT
- a CDS encoding sensor domain-containing diguanylate cyclase yields the protein MTPSSDLPPWLISGVADIVLTSSPTPTGVLNLELRHVMVNQALGKLYGVDPRTATGSTPVQLLGHLGGQIEQRCRAVVGTGRAELGHVVTGVPSTSPEGEVHWQVDCLPISHENGPPGALLLVVTDITARTRAMRSLNEQRRSLAYQASHDPVTGLANRFQLLEVLQYHLSGQSFPNVLMVDLDGFKEVNDVHGHAAGDQVLATIADRLRSSVRTEDLVARYGGDEFVLVIRPNVDAQAFAERLVDLIADPIPWAGKQLSVGASIGVAEAGPGDSVSGLLHRADEAMYEVKADRKGA from the coding sequence ATGACCCCCAGCAGCGACCTGCCCCCGTGGTTGATCAGCGGTGTCGCCGACATCGTGCTGACCAGCTCGCCCACGCCGACCGGGGTGCTGAACCTGGAGCTGCGCCACGTCATGGTCAACCAGGCGCTCGGCAAGCTCTACGGCGTCGACCCGCGGACCGCCACCGGATCCACGCCCGTGCAGCTGCTGGGTCACCTCGGTGGGCAGATCGAGCAACGCTGTCGGGCCGTCGTCGGCACGGGACGGGCCGAGCTCGGCCACGTCGTGACCGGCGTGCCCTCGACCTCACCCGAGGGCGAGGTGCACTGGCAGGTCGACTGCCTGCCGATCAGCCACGAGAACGGACCGCCGGGTGCCCTGCTGCTGGTCGTCACCGACATCACCGCGCGGACCCGGGCGATGCGCAGCCTCAACGAGCAGCGCCGGTCCCTGGCCTACCAGGCCAGCCACGACCCGGTGACCGGACTGGCCAACCGGTTCCAGCTGCTGGAGGTGCTGCAGTACCACCTGTCCGGGCAGAGCTTCCCCAACGTGCTGATGGTCGACCTCGACGGCTTCAAGGAGGTCAACGACGTCCACGGCCACGCCGCCGGCGACCAGGTGCTGGCGACCATCGCCGACCGCCTGCGCAGCAGCGTGCGAACCGAGGACCTCGTCGCGCGCTACGGCGGTGACGAGTTCGTGCTGGTCATCCGGCCCAACGTCGACGCCCAGGCCTTCGCCGAGCGCCTCGTGGACCTCATCGCCGACCCCATCCCGTGGGCCGGCAAGCAGCTGTCGGTCGGCGCATCGATCGGCGTGGCCGAGGCCGGCCCGGGCGACTCGGTGTCCGGCCTGCTGCATCGCGCCGACGAGGCGATGTACGAGGTGAAGGCGGACCGCAAGGGCGCCTGA
- a CDS encoding thioredoxin family protein encodes MDRVLVLLIVIGATAVFSAWWKARDGRVRGTADRPHPDHDRPDPVAGSSTSRWSTLPVEAADLAVAVTPSTPLVFVEFTAPNCRPCVATREVLERAVAGRDDVGIVALDVAEALDLARSHRVMRAPTTLLITDEGHLLGRVSGVPREDELLALLGSTAPQPA; translated from the coding sequence ATGGATCGCGTCCTCGTCCTGCTGATCGTGATCGGGGCCACCGCGGTGTTCAGCGCGTGGTGGAAGGCCCGTGACGGTCGTGTGCGTGGTACCGCGGACCGCCCCCACCCCGACCACGACCGGCCCGACCCGGTCGCGGGATCGTCCACCTCGCGGTGGTCCACCCTGCCGGTCGAGGCCGCTGACCTGGCCGTCGCCGTCACCCCGTCGACGCCGCTGGTGTTCGTGGAGTTCACCGCCCCGAACTGCCGCCCCTGCGTGGCCACCCGCGAGGTGCTCGAGCGGGCCGTCGCCGGCCGGGACGACGTCGGCATCGTGGCCCTCGACGTCGCCGAGGCGCTGGACCTCGCCCGGTCCCACCGGGTGATGCGCGCCCCGACGACCCTGTTGATCACCGACGAGGGGCATCTGCTGGGTCGCGTCAGCGGCGTCCCCCGCGAGGACGAGCTGCTGGCCCTGCTGGGCTCCACGGCCCCCCAGCCGGCCTGA
- a CDS encoding putative bifunctional diguanylate cyclase/phosphodiesterase, with the protein MVHSVVGADDPEGERASDGAARARLVATGVVVACLVVLGVVVAGQAPAALVPVVVGLLAAGVLGRPVATPVPTGEEAVPVPEELPGRPEFVAAAQTLLSEGEGNPAVLVIVIDGFRDVQTVLGDTPAEEVLAAVGQRIAEVAQDWPAGSLGGERFAVAMRARPFLPAHHLARRIRERIAEPMVIGGVSLRLRAFVGIAQGEGGAEVLTTRATIAAATAHDTNEGLVVHQREDPAVVRRRLDIVSSLSDALEQPDERGFRPLFQPIVDGDGVLISAEALARWDDPTLGAITPDTFIPLAERTGLVAPLFTVMLAQSLLDCRRWRDGGVQAGLSINVSPVNLRDPLLTSELTARLEDVGLSPSDVTLEITESAVIDDYSWALVTLRELRKLGFGVALDDFGMGYSSLGRLHDLPVSVVKLDRSFVSGLPGDERSVGIVRATVDVCRLLGLVVVAEGVETDQQADMILEMGVDRMQGFLFSPAISVDEIIAGPVVAGWEAGR; encoded by the coding sequence ATGGTGCACTCCGTGGTGGGCGCGGACGATCCCGAGGGGGAGCGTGCGTCCGACGGTGCTGCCCGTGCACGCCTCGTGGCAACCGGTGTGGTCGTGGCCTGTCTGGTGGTCCTCGGTGTCGTCGTTGCCGGACAGGCCCCCGCCGCCCTCGTCCCCGTCGTGGTCGGCCTGCTCGCCGCCGGCGTGCTCGGTCGCCCCGTCGCGACACCGGTCCCGACCGGCGAGGAGGCGGTCCCGGTCCCAGAGGAGCTGCCCGGTCGACCCGAGTTCGTCGCCGCCGCCCAGACCCTGCTCAGCGAGGGCGAAGGCAACCCCGCGGTCCTGGTCATCGTCATCGACGGATTCCGAGACGTGCAGACGGTGCTCGGCGACACCCCCGCCGAGGAGGTGCTCGCGGCCGTCGGCCAGCGCATCGCCGAGGTGGCCCAGGACTGGCCCGCGGGGTCGTTGGGCGGCGAACGCTTCGCGGTGGCGATGCGTGCCCGTCCGTTCCTGCCTGCCCACCACCTCGCCCGACGGATCCGCGAGCGCATCGCCGAGCCGATGGTGATCGGCGGGGTGTCGTTGCGGCTGCGCGCCTTCGTCGGGATCGCCCAGGGAGAGGGTGGGGCTGAGGTCCTGACCACACGGGCGACCATCGCTGCGGCCACGGCCCACGACACCAACGAGGGCCTCGTCGTGCACCAGCGCGAGGACCCCGCGGTCGTCCGCCGTCGGCTGGACATCGTGAGCAGCCTCTCCGATGCCCTCGAGCAGCCCGACGAGCGCGGGTTCAGGCCGCTGTTCCAGCCGATCGTGGACGGCGACGGCGTGCTGATCTCCGCGGAGGCCCTGGCTCGCTGGGACGACCCCACGCTGGGGGCGATCACCCCCGACACCTTCATCCCGCTGGCCGAACGCACCGGTCTCGTGGCGCCCCTCTTCACCGTGATGCTCGCCCAGTCGCTGCTGGACTGCCGGCGCTGGCGGGACGGGGGTGTGCAGGCCGGCCTGTCCATCAACGTGTCACCGGTCAACCTGCGCGACCCGCTGCTGACCTCCGAGCTGACCGCCCGCCTGGAGGACGTCGGCCTCAGCCCCTCCGACGTGACCCTGGAGATCACCGAGTCGGCGGTCATCGACGACTACTCGTGGGCGCTCGTGACCCTCCGGGAGCTGCGCAAGCTCGGCTTCGGCGTGGCCCTGGACGACTTCGGGATGGGGTACTCCTCCCTCGGACGGCTCCACGACCTCCCCGTCTCGGTGGTCAAGCTGGACCGTTCCTTCGTGTCGGGCCTGCCCGGAGACGAACGGTCCGTGGGCATCGTCAGGGCGACCGTCGACGTGTGTCGCCTGCTCGGCCTCGTGGTCGTCGCCGAGGGCGTGGAAACCGACCAGCAGGCCGACATGATCCTGGAGATGGGCGTGGACCGAATGCAGGGGTTCCTGTTCTCCCCGGCGATCAGCGTCGACGAGATCATCGCCGGTCCGGTGGTCGCGGGATGGGAGGCAGGCCGATGA